In Aestuariibaculum lutulentum, one DNA window encodes the following:
- a CDS encoding glycoside hydrolase — protein MNYFLKAKKQIAFCCLLFVTISFAQKKSSARDVIEIRIHPETKFQTIKNFGASDAWSTQFVGKHWSESSKKEIARLLFSTENKADGSPEGIGLTAWRFNIGAGSSEQGKESRINDNWRQSECFLNQDGTYNWNKQEGQQWFLKAAKQFGVKIFIGFVNSPPVFYTENQRAWSDNGMRSNLLEYNYKAYADFLSEVVKGVYDKTGVMFDYISPFNEPQWEWECCKQEGSPWTNEEMFQAIKAIDSSFEANRISSQIELTEAAKINYLYTTADKPHRGNQINYFFDMKSKGYVGDLKSVAKKVAGHSYFTTWNSKTLMNTRKSLNDKLSQTDLEYWMTEYCVLEDNSEIKGGGRDLGIDAALYVAKVIHSDLVFANASAWHWWLAISPYNYKDGLIYIDKNQYGGRFYESKMLWALGHYSRFIKPGMQRIASRRVDNKSDEETISEMLHSVYKSDDELVIVFVNQLHTNKTVKLSGLPKGYIVSEMYLTNAEVDFNLKKIKTSKTINNIQLPQRSLVTCILQKNKS, from the coding sequence TTGAATTATTTTCTAAAGGCAAAAAAGCAAATAGCTTTTTGCTGCTTATTGTTTGTCACTATATCTTTTGCTCAAAAAAAATCTTCAGCTAGGGATGTTATTGAAATTCGGATTCATCCTGAAACTAAGTTTCAAACTATTAAAAACTTCGGAGCTTCAGATGCCTGGTCTACACAATTTGTAGGTAAACATTGGTCTGAATCTTCTAAAAAGGAGATTGCCAGATTATTATTCAGTACAGAAAATAAAGCTGACGGCAGTCCTGAAGGTATCGGTTTAACTGCTTGGCGATTTAATATTGGTGCAGGAAGTAGTGAGCAGGGAAAAGAAAGCAGAATTAATGATAATTGGCGACAATCAGAATGTTTTTTAAATCAAGACGGAACTTATAACTGGAACAAGCAGGAAGGTCAGCAATGGTTTTTAAAAGCGGCTAAACAATTTGGGGTAAAGATATTTATTGGTTTTGTTAACAGTCCTCCAGTATTCTATACCGAAAATCAAAGGGCCTGGTCAGATAACGGTATGCGTTCAAATCTTTTAGAGTATAATTATAAAGCATATGCCGATTTCTTGTCTGAAGTTGTAAAGGGAGTTTATGATAAAACAGGGGTTATGTTTGATTATATAAGTCCTTTTAACGAACCGCAGTGGGAGTGGGAGTGTTGTAAGCAAGAAGGTTCGCCATGGACTAACGAAGAAATGTTTCAGGCTATTAAAGCTATTGATAGTTCTTTTGAAGCTAATCGCATTTCAAGTCAAATAGAACTTACAGAAGCCGCGAAAATCAATTATTTATATACTACAGCAGATAAACCTCATAGAGGAAATCAAATCAATTATTTTTTCGATATGAAAAGTAAAGGCTATGTTGGTGATTTAAAATCGGTAGCCAAGAAAGTAGCCGGGCACAGTTATTTTACAACCTGGAATTCCAAAACTTTGATGAATACCAGAAAATCTTTAAATGATAAGTTGAGCCAAACAGATTTGGAATATTGGATGACCGAATATTGTGTATTAGAAGATAATTCTGAAATAAAGGGTGGAGGCCGAGATTTGGGTATTGATGCAGCATTATATGTGGCTAAGGTTATCCATTCAGACTTAGTGTTTGCGAATGCTTCGGCCTGGCACTGGTGGCTGGCCATAAGTCCGTATAACTACAAGGACGGTTTGATATATATTGATAAGAATCAATATGGAGGTCGTTTTTACGAATCGAAGATGTTATGGGCATTAGGGCATTATTCCAGATTTATAAAACCGGGAATGCAACGTATTGCTTCCCGCAGAGTGGATAATAAATCAGATGAAGAAACTATTTCAGAAATGTTACATTCGGTGTATAAGTCAGATGATGAATTGGTTATTGTTTTTGTGAATCAACTTCACACGAATAAAACGGTTAAATTATCAGGATTGCCAAAAGGTTATATAGTTTCAGAAATGTATTTAACTAATGCAGAGGTTGATTTTAATTTAAAAAAAATAAAGACTTCAAAAACAATAAATAACATTCAATTACCTCAAAGGTCCTTGGTGACTTGTATTCTTCAAAAGAATAAATCCTAA
- a CDS encoding nitroreductase family protein — translation MKSIKSKDYLNQNMNQLELNQTLQSNSKNYNPLTPDEKIEELKRILHLAPSSMNMQPWQFTFVKNKSVKHKLALSSVDNAEKINQADVLIVFSVVDNLDSFQLVIEKELPEGLQELYNNIKNFTSESDLKIWFSKQVYIAFSIALGTAVSLGLHPTPLEDIKPEKYTEILNMVDYKPILTLAINFETENDFFESTDKPKTRRCIEDVIINID, via the coding sequence TTGAAATCAATTAAAAGTAAAGATTATCTAAATCAAAATATGAACCAGCTGGAATTAAATCAAACTCTACAATCCAATTCAAAAAATTACAATCCTTTAACACCTGATGAGAAAATTGAAGAACTTAAACGCATTCTTCATCTGGCTCCTTCATCAATGAATATGCAACCCTGGCAGTTTACTTTTGTTAAAAACAAAAGTGTTAAACATAAACTGGCATTGTCTTCTGTTGATAATGCTGAAAAAATTAATCAAGCCGATGTTTTAATCGTTTTTAGTGTTGTTGATAATTTAGATTCCTTTCAATTAGTCATCGAAAAAGAACTTCCTGAAGGCCTGCAAGAACTTTACAATAACATTAAAAACTTCACTTCGGAGTCTGATTTGAAAATTTGGTTTTCTAAACAAGTTTACATCGCATTTAGCATTGCTTTAGGCACAGCTGTTTCTCTGGGTTTGCATCCTACGCCTCTAGAAGATATTAAACCTGAGAAATACACTGAAATTTTAAACATGGTTGATTATAAACCAATTTTAACACTAGCTATAAATTTTGAAACCGAAAATGACTTTTTCGAATCTACAGACAAACCCAAAACGCGACGATGCATTGAAGATGTGATTATTAATATCGATTAA
- a CDS encoding helix-turn-helix domain-containing protein, giving the protein MTFKKIQFRLTTPSKWYTHINSLVPSTINDTQLLLNPEFGQGKLKYLEVQNGLWAQSTNVILNEDLILERLASDHNDMYLINFYLSKAEIKQTVKKKTISQTIENVNMIFYSSMTSSQICVPANETILIFNLLLSKEWLFKNVIPDYEHLSSFFNTNHPICLSENLDYNLKKLLNHINFDENNRLTSISGILQIINYLFLKFGKRELESSKNNIHPDDLNQLLKIREILDTNPHREIQLVNLSEQASMSLSKFNRIFKQVFGTTPYQYHLKQKMEKAMETLQENKHSVSETGFLMGYSNLSQFSKAFKNHFGILPSEV; this is encoded by the coding sequence ATGACGTTTAAAAAAATACAATTTCGGTTAACAACACCGAGTAAATGGTATACCCATATAAATAGTTTAGTTCCATCAACTATAAATGACACACAACTTTTATTAAACCCTGAATTTGGACAGGGAAAACTAAAATACCTTGAAGTTCAAAATGGTCTGTGGGCCCAGTCAACCAACGTAATATTAAACGAGGATTTGATTTTAGAAAGGCTCGCCAGCGATCATAATGATATGTATCTAATAAATTTTTACCTCTCTAAAGCGGAAATTAAACAAACCGTTAAAAAGAAAACTATAAGCCAGACCATTGAAAATGTAAATATGATATTTTACTCTTCAATGACCTCTTCGCAGATCTGTGTTCCTGCCAACGAAACTATCTTGATTTTTAATTTACTTCTTTCCAAAGAATGGTTATTTAAAAACGTTATTCCGGATTATGAGCATTTGAGCAGTTTTTTTAATACGAACCACCCTATTTGCCTTTCAGAAAATCTGGATTATAATTTAAAAAAGCTCCTTAATCACATTAATTTTGATGAAAACAACAGACTGACATCGATTTCAGGGATATTACAAATTATAAACTATCTTTTTTTAAAGTTCGGAAAAAGAGAACTGGAATCAAGTAAAAACAATATCCACCCTGACGATTTAAATCAGTTATTAAAAATTCGTGAAATCTTAGACACCAATCCTCACAGAGAAATACAATTGGTAAATCTGTCTGAACAAGCCAGTATGAGCCTTTCTAAATTTAATCGCATTTTCAAACAAGTGTTTGGAACAACACCTTATCAATACCATTTAAAACAGAAAATGGAAAAAGCGATGGAAACTTTACAGGAAAATAAACATTCGGTTTCCGAAACAGGGTTTTTAATGGGCTATTCTAATTTAAGTCAGTTTTCCAAGGCCTTTAAAAATCATTTTGGGATTTTACCAAGTGAAGTTTAA
- a CDS encoding YeeE/YedE family protein — MDYILSPWPWYISGPLIAVVMALLLYFGKTFGMSSNLRTMCSIMGADKFADFFKFDWKSQLWNLTVVAGTVIGGFIATHYLSDNSVTDLNPTTIAELQHMGFENPGATLVPNEMFDLEAISSIKGLALLIIGGLLVGFGTRYAGGCTSGHAITGLSSLQKPSLIAVIGFFVGGLIMTNLILPLIF, encoded by the coding sequence ATGGATTATATTTTAAGCCCTTGGCCATGGTACATTTCTGGCCCTCTTATTGCCGTAGTTATGGCCTTACTCCTGTATTTTGGAAAAACCTTTGGTATGTCGTCAAACCTAAGAACCATGTGTTCTATTATGGGTGCCGATAAATTTGCCGATTTTTTCAAATTCGACTGGAAAAGTCAATTATGGAACCTGACGGTTGTTGCAGGTACCGTTATTGGAGGTTTTATTGCAACACATTATTTATCTGATAACAGTGTTACTGATTTAAACCCAACAACCATTGCGGAATTACAGCACATGGGATTTGAAAACCCTGGTGCAACTTTAGTACCAAACGAAATGTTCGATTTAGAGGCCATTTCTTCTATTAAAGGTTTAGCACTTTTAATTATTGGTGGACTTTTAGTTGGTTTCGGAACACGCTACGCTGGTGGATGTACTTCTGGGCACGCCATTACCGGTTTAAGTAGTTTACAAAAACCATCGTTAATTGCAGTAATTGGATTCTTTGTTGGCGGTTTAATTATGACCAACCTTATCTTACCTTTAATTTTTTAA
- a CDS encoding DUF6691 family protein gives MKFLKFLLVGIFFGIVLTKSEAVSWYRIYEMFRFQSFHMYGIIGTAIASGILFLQLAKRGHVKNTDGAEIFVPKKDKGFPRYIIGGIIFGFGWALVGACPGPMYILFGAGYYTIAIVIIAAIVGTFIYGVLKDKLPH, from the coding sequence ATGAAGTTTTTAAAATTCTTATTAGTCGGTATATTTTTCGGAATCGTTTTAACAAAATCTGAAGCGGTTTCTTGGTACAGAATCTACGAAATGTTCAGATTTCAATCATTCCACATGTACGGTATTATTGGTACAGCTATTGCCTCTGGAATCCTATTCCTGCAATTAGCAAAACGAGGGCACGTTAAAAATACTGATGGCGCTGAAATCTTTGTTCCTAAAAAAGACAAAGGATTCCCTCGTTACATTATTGGAGGTATCATCTTTGGATTTGGATGGGCTTTAGTAGGTGCTTGTCCAGGACCTATGTATATTCTTTTTGGAGCAGGGTATTACACCATTGCTATTGTTATAATAGCTGCTATTGTAGGGACATTCATTTACGGAGTTCTAAAAGATAAACTCCCTCACTAA
- a CDS encoding ATP-dependent Clp protease adaptor ClpS — protein MSTREETSEELLLEEEVLTQNEIVLYNDDVNTFDHVIETLIYACDHTAEQAEQCSIIVHYNGKCTVKTGAYDDLKPRCSMLLDAGLSAEIV, from the coding sequence ATGAGTACTAGAGAAGAAACGTCCGAAGAATTACTATTGGAAGAAGAGGTATTAACGCAAAACGAAATTGTTTTGTATAACGATGACGTCAATACCTTCGACCATGTTATTGAAACACTAATTTACGCATGCGACCATACGGCAGAACAGGCAGAACAATGTTCGATTATAGTACACTATAACGGAAAATGTACTGTTAAAACAGGAGCTTACGACGATTTAAAACCACGTTGCTCCATGTTACTTGATGCCGGATTAAGTGCAGAAATAGTTTAA
- the prmA gene encoding 50S ribosomal protein L11 methyltransferase produces the protein MSNIIYIGYEFTVKPLQPAVEILIAELGYAGFESFVETETGVTAYIQKEEWNEDILNDVQILNSEEFKIDYTFSEIEQTNWNEEWEKNFNPIVVDDECSVRAPFHEKPDTKYDIVIEPKMSFGTGHHETTHMMIQHILKNDFEGKSVLDMGCGTGVLAILAEMKGAQPIDAVDYDNWCYVNSLENVERNNCEHITVVEGDASVLEGKKYDVIIANINRNILLQDMATYVSCLNENGTLFLSGFYNDDIPVIQEACEKLLLKFAEKFERNQWVALKFLN, from the coding sequence ATGTCAAACATCATTTATATAGGATACGAATTTACTGTAAAACCATTACAACCAGCCGTAGAAATCTTAATTGCCGAGTTAGGCTATGCCGGATTTGAAAGCTTTGTGGAAACCGAAACCGGGGTGACAGCATATATTCAAAAGGAGGAGTGGAATGAAGATATTTTAAACGATGTTCAAATTTTAAATTCCGAGGAGTTTAAAATTGACTATACCTTCAGCGAAATCGAGCAGACGAACTGGAACGAGGAGTGGGAGAAAAACTTCAACCCGATTGTAGTTGACGATGAGTGTTCGGTACGTGCACCATTTCACGAAAAACCAGACACCAAATACGATATTGTTATAGAACCTAAAATGAGTTTTGGTACCGGTCATCACGAAACGACACACATGATGATTCAGCATATTTTAAAAAACGATTTTGAAGGTAAATCGGTTTTAGATATGGGCTGCGGTACAGGTGTATTAGCCATTTTAGCAGAAATGAAAGGAGCGCAACCTATTGATGCTGTAGATTACGATAACTGGTGTTATGTAAACAGTTTAGAGAATGTGGAGCGTAATAATTGCGAGCATATAACAGTTGTTGAAGGCGATGCCAGTGTGTTGGAAGGCAAAAAGTATGATGTGATTATTGCGAATATAAACCGTAATATTCTGTTGCAGGATATGGCAACTTACGTATCGTGTTTAAATGAAAATGGCACCTTGTTTTTAAGCGGGTTTTATAACGATGATATTCCGGTTATTCAGGAAGCGTGCGAAAAGTTACTGTTAAAATTTGCTGAAAAATTCGAAAGAAATCAGTGGGTTGCATTAAAATTTTTAAATTAG